DNA from Fusarium verticillioides 7600 chromosome 4, whole genome shotgun sequence:
TTCATCTGTTCAGCATCGTGGATGCTTGCTTGAAGTTGGCACATGCGCTGGCCTAGTGTGTCGGGCTCTGGGAAGGCGACTCCGAATTGGAGCGCCATATTGGCAATGGCATCAAGAGCGGTGTGGCCATCGGTAGGCAGGTTGTGTTCTACGGCTTCAATGAGGCCTTCCCTCAGTGGCCGGCTGGTTttgtcgatcttcttctcagaGTCGGTGAGTTCCTGCAAAGCAGTTGCTTCAGACTTAGCTACCAGGTTGCGCTCATCATCGGCAGCTTCGTTGACAGAGGCGAGAGCTAATAGGGCTTTGAGAGTGTCGTTGTTGCGCTCGAAAGACGGGACTGGTCGAGGGTGGAATTTAGAGGAGAGCCAGGCGTCGATATAGGACCAGTCGCGGGCGGTGGAAGCGGCGATACGAGCAACTGAGGGAGAGAAAATGGCCGAATCTTGGCTGAGGAGACGATGATGCgccatgattgattgattgattgagtgagtgagtgagtgagtgagtgcgAGAGAGAGCAGGTGAATGAAtgtctctctctgtcttgaATCAAGGAGCGGGTTTGGTGTGGAAGTCTCCAAGTTTGAGGtgcatcaacaaaacaaaacaatcAATCATTGGCGGTCGAGATGGTGACGCCACAGAACAACCTAGGTCTAGGCTCTAGCTGCAGCCCGTGCCTGCCCTGTGGTTCCCGTCAATTAATAGATTTGGAGGTGGGAACCCCTGCAACTGCAGTGGCAGAAAATGATTCGGTCCCTGAGTGTACTAAGTTATAGTGCCCGCCGCTAATTCCTGCAGCCAGAACATGCTAGACTCGCAGACTCGTACCAGTAGACTCGAGCCCGACTTTGGGGGAAGAAGGGGGTGGCTCGTCAGGGTTGGTAGGCAAGTACTTGTGGCCACCTATGACATTCCAGACTGATCCATGTACCTGGCTGACAGAAGTTAACTTTCCCGGCTAAGTTGAGAGGTGTCGCCTTTTCCGGTTGTTGGCTTCTTTTAACAAGTAGAGTTGTCCTTTTTGTCCCTTGTCAATTGCTAGAACgctcctttctttctttctttctttgttccAATTCCTCTATACCCGAGCAGACTTCGTCATCGTTGTCGTCGTGTACTCGTCGTCAACTATTGCACCTATTGAAGTCGATGCATTATCATTAGCACCCTTCAATCGACATATATCGCCTGCGATTTGCCCCTCGACCTATCGATAGTGTACTTGGTTGGACTCGAACaaacttgatcaagatgcaTCTCAATCTTGCTGGTCTGGCAGTGGTCGCTACGGCCTTTCTCGCAACTGCCAGCGCCCTTTCGCCGCAAGATATCCCGGCCGATCTCCCTGTTGCGAACCTCTTGACCAAGGCGCAGTCGCATCTATCCCGCGGCGAGACCAGTGAAGCCCTCATGTACTACGATGCTGCCATCGCCCGCGACCCGACGAACTACCTTTCCCTCTTCAAGCGGGCCACCGCATATCTCTCACTCGGCCGAACCTCGCAGGCAACTGACGATTTCAACAAAGTCCTGTCCCTCAAGCCTGGCTTTGAGGGagcccatcttcaactcgccAGGCTTCGTGCCAAGGCTGGAGACTGGGATGCCGCAAAGGCCCAGTACGGCCTTGCTGGAAAGGCTCCCAAGTCGGCTGAGTTTGTCGAGTTGGAAGAGGCCAAGCTGGCAGCTCATCTAGCTGACATGGCTAGCAAGGGCGGGAAGTGGGAAGAGTGTGTCAGCCACGCCGGTACTGCAATCGTTGTCGCCAGtcgatctcctcatctgcgTGAACTCCGAGCGCACTGTCGCTTCGAGCTCGGCGATGTCGAACTCGCTCTCAGCGATTTGCAACATGTCCTTCACATGAAGCCCGGTGACACTTCTCCCCACATCGTTATTTCCGCGACTTCGTTCTACGCTTTGGGTGACCTGGAGAACGGTATTGGACAAGTCAAGAAGTGTCTTCAGTCAGATCCTGATTCCAAGATCTGCAAGAAGTTGCACAAGCAGGAGAaaaaggttgagaaagcatacaagaagatccaggGACAACTAAGCCGAGGCCAACCCACCACGGCGGGCAGGGCATTGGTCGGTACTGCCGATGGTTCTGGCTTGGTGCCTGATGTCCGAAACCAGGTGGAGGAGCTtaagaagaacaagagcatCCCCAAGACCGCCCGTATCCAACTTTTGGAGAacttgatcgagatgacTTGTCAAGCATACACCGAAGTGAGTTCTTCGGCCTCGTACAATCCCTGCATATTACTAACTCTGCCATAGTCAACCCACAAAGAAGCCGCCAAGTACTGTGACGAGTCACTACAACTCAACCCTGACTCTTTCTGGGGTCTTCTTCATAAGGGTAAGGCTCAACTCAAGAGTGAGCTTTACGACGCCGCCATTGCTACCCTCGAGAAGGCCGCCGAGATCCGCCCCgatctgaaggagaaggttAACCCAGTCCTTAACAAGGCTCACATTGCCCTCAAAcgcagcaagaccaaggactACTACAAGGTGCTTGGTGTCGAGAACGACGCCGACGAGCGCCAAATCAAGTCCGCCTACCGCAAACAATCAAAGATCTTCCACCCTGACAAGGCCGCCAAACAAGGTATCCccaaagaagaggccgagaagaagatggccagcATCAACGAGGCATATGAAGTTCTTAGTGACCCCGAATTACGTGCCCGTTTCGACCGTGGCGATGATCCTAACTCCCAAGAGAGACCAAACCCTTTCCAGGGACAGGGCAACCCCTTCGGTGGTGGCGGTCATCCATTCATGTTCCAGCAAGGcggtggcggcggtggtCCTAATATCAAGTTCCAGTTCGGTGGTCAACCATTTGGATTCTAGGAAGCACACGACAGATTTTGAAGTTTTGCAAAAGATACTACTGAGGAGTTAGATAGCGAAGGGGTCAACTACAGAGGCAGTTTTACTTGCTTGATCGGGAGGGAGTCTTTGCTGGTATCTACGTCTTTGTCtagagaccaagaagggCTGGGCTCTCTCTCCAACAGGAGTATAGGGGTTAATGGCGTCGGAGTTTCCGCAGATCGCTCACTTTCGTCAAGAACAGTATATAGTGAGATCGTATACCTTGAGAATTCTATCTTTATACCGCAAGTAAAGCATCcaaatcaaatcaacatGTCAATCTATCTATTTGCCTAGTTTTTTTAGTACCCCGATGAAGCGTGCGTGGTTGCTCGGCCTCGGTACAATATCACCCACCGCCGACGTCGGCGCTACAGCGACATCGCAATGGACACACGCATTGCAGCCTTAGGGAACAGACACAAACCCATTGCGCCAATCCGGATAGTCACAGCTTGTGCTAGATCCAAGATAATGTGTGAATCAAGCCCGGTTGGAAATTGTATAATGCCAAAGCATTTTCGCTTCGTATTTTGACATAAGTAATAACAGACAACCTATCATAACACTCTTCCGCTGTCTAACTGCGTGAATCAACACTCGCAATAACTCATCCGTTTCCCATCCATGTCGCCGCTCTCCGATTTTTTCGTTCGTAAAAGTGATGGTATTTCTTTATGTACACGATCCGTCGCTTGCCTCGATCTTTACTCAGCCATCGTCCTTTGAGAGGTCGTGGTCAGATGCAAAGTCGGTAGAGGTCCTTGGTATAAAGGGCTCGAACCCAATCGGGGAAGCGTCGAATCAAAAGGTTTCTGTTCAAGGGTTCAAGGGTATTTCGGATGTTGTCGTTGTAGCCGTCTCAGTCCCATAGCCATGCTCTCTAAAGCGTCCTCGCTCCCAAATCCATCTCTCATGAAGATAATCGCAGGGTGTCGAATATGGTTGCAAATCTATGCAGAGTTGAGGTCGGTCATCCAAGCATTCCAAGACTTAGATGTCATGTTCAAGCAGCATCGTTGCGCTTGATGAAATAGGACCTAGTTAGATTTAAGCATTAGTTTCAGTTACCAGTTTGATTCAGCCATGTCACATACTTTGAGAACTCATATGCCGACCAGCAGATAGCTGTGCTGGGCATTGTGGTAACAATGCGAGGTCGCACACCCTTGAAGAAGCCTTTGAACCCGGCTCTCTGATATAGTAGGCGGCAGCCTCCGATAAAACTGTTGACGCTTCTCACTTCGGGGTCGGTGGAGGTTCCCCGAGTCTGGAGCATagtcttgatgacatccaTGGGGGTGGTAAGACCAGCAGCAAAACCACCAGCAACGGCACCGGCCAAACAATGTGTCAAGGGGTCGTAGTTCTTTGCGGGGTTCATGGCGGTTGAAATAGACTCGTATGCGAGGAACTGTAGAGCTGTGAAGGGGACTGTCATGGACAGTGTCGTGGGGTACGAGATGTAGAAAGCGCCCAAGCCCTCGGACTTGTAGACATACTTGGCGCAGTCCAGCATGGATCGGTACATCTTGCTCGAATTTTGAATCTGCATGCGCTGCTTGATGACTGTACAGGGTTGTCAGCGACCGTATTCTAGGTGCTCGAAAGGTTGCGGCGTAGGGGGCGTACCATCGAAAGGGTTCATGAACGCGTCGCTAGCAATAGTCGCAGCGGCACCGCTGGTGGCTGCAGAAATTTAGTCAGTGGCTGTCAGATCGGAAACTGAGCAGAAATTGGATATTTACCAGCAGCGAGGGGATGATGTACACCGGCCTGGTTACCGCCCATGGCATGTTTGACTGCTTCGTATGTTGCAAAGTAGACGGCATGCGCAGGACCTAAGCGGTTTTAGCAACGGTTAATAGGCCTGTCCATGACGTGGTTGACTTACCAGCTCCAACTATGACACTGGACATGCCGCGCCATAAGCTGAAGAATCCCTCGGTGCGGGCAATCTGAACGGTATTACGAATGACGCCCGAGTAGGCCGGTGTGGTGCTGGGGTTGAGGATTTGCATTCTGGTCTAAGAAATGTGTCAGACTCGAGATCGACAAAGCAAAGCgaagcaaagcaagcaagcaggcATAGAGAGAGTGCAGGGTATGAGCATACCTTGATTGCATCAATGGGATACATGGCAGTGTGCTCCTGTAGGAAGACGCAAGATTAGCCCGGTATAACTTTGTATTGCTTGTCCGAGGCGAGGGATTCATACTGCTATGCCGGCAAAGGCGCCTGCCGCCATGTTCTGCAGGAGGGAGAAGTTGGGCGGGAGAGATTCATAGCTGTGCGAGAAACAGTCAATTTCGAGGCCCTGAGATGTACATGACCATCTTGATGAGGGTGCTGAGGTGTGCTCACTCGTATTCTTCGACTGGCTCTGCACTTGGC
Protein-coding regions in this window:
- a CDS encoding solute carrier family 25, member 46; translated protein: MAQPSAEPVEEYDYESLPPNFSLLQNMAAGAFAGIAEHTAMYPIDAIKTRMQILNPSTTPAYSGVIRNTVQIARTEGFFSLWRGMSSVIVGAGPAHAVYFATYEAVKHAMGGNQAGVHHPLAAATSGAAATIASDAFMNPFDVIKQRMQIQNSSKMYRSMLDCAKYVYKSEGLGAFYISYPTTLSMTVPFTALQFLAYESISTAMNPAKNYDPLTHCLAGAVAGGFAAGLTTPMDVIKTMLQTRGTSTDPEVRSVNSFIGGCRLLYQRAGFKGFFKGVRPRIVTTMPSTAICWSAYEFSKSYFIKRNDAA
- a CDS encoding DnaJ like subfamily C member 3; this encodes MHLNLAGLAVVATAFLATASALSPQDIPADLPVANLLTKAQSHLSRGETSEALMYYDAAIARDPTNYLSLFKRATAYLSLGRTSQATDDFNKVLSLKPGFEGAHLQLARLRAKAGDWDAAKAQYGLAGKAPKSAEFVELEEAKLAAHLADMASKGGKWEECVSHAGTAIVVASRSPHLRELRAHCRFELGDVELALSDLQHVLHMKPGDTSPHIVISATSFYALGDLENGIGQVKKCLQSDPDSKICKKLHKQEKKVEKAYKKIQGQLSRGQPTTAGRALVGTADGSGLVPDVRNQVEELKKNKSIPKTARIQLLENLIEMTCQAYTESTHKEAAKYCDESLQLNPDSFWGLLHKGKAQLKSELYDAAIATLEKAAEIRPDLKEKVNPVLNKAHIALKRSKTKDYYKVLGVENDADERQIKSAYRKQSKIFHPDKAAKQGIPKEEAEKKMASINEAYEVLSDPELRARFDRGDDPNSQERPNPFQGQGNPFGGGGHPFMFQQGGGGGGPNIKFQFGGQPFGF